From a single Thermodesulfobacteriota bacterium genomic region:
- the phoU gene encoding phosphate signaling complex protein PhoU — MAKRISEHFTEQLAELKEMVLRMGGLAEQMTRTVTQALVQRNADLLPSVRSMETQVNQMHVEIDEACLEIIALRQPAANDLRFITAAMKIIVDMERIGDLAINITENAERLLAVPPLKPLIDIPRMAETAQEMLKDALDAFVNGDADLAQRTVLRDDIVDQLKDQVFRELLTYMTADPSTIPRAMDLILVSRHLERIADHATNVCEDVIFMVKGKDIRHRGPA; from the coding sequence ATGGCAAAGAGGATCTCGGAACATTTCACGGAGCAGCTCGCGGAGCTCAAGGAGATGGTCCTCCGCATGGGGGGACTGGCGGAGCAGATGACCCGGACGGTCACCCAGGCGCTGGTGCAGCGGAACGCGGACCTGCTTCCCTCGGTGCGGTCGATGGAGACGCAGGTCAACCAGATGCACGTCGAGATCGACGAGGCGTGCCTCGAGATCATCGCGCTGCGGCAGCCCGCCGCGAACGACCTGCGGTTCATCACCGCGGCGATGAAGATCATCGTGGACATGGAGCGGATCGGCGACCTCGCGATCAACATCACCGAGAACGCCGAGCGGCTGCTCGCCGTCCCTCCCCTGAAACCGCTGATCGACATCCCCCGGATGGCCGAGACCGCCCAGGAGATGCTCAAGGACGCCCTCGACGCCTTCGTGAACGGCGACGCCGACCTGGCGCAGCGGACGGTCCTCCGGGACGACATCGTGGACCAGCTCAAGGACCAGGTGTTCCGGGAGCTGCTCACCTACATGACGGCCGACCCTTCCACGATCCCCCGGGCGATGGACCTGATTTTGGTCTCCCGCCACCTCGAGCGGATCGCCGACCACGCCACGAACGTCTGCGAGGACGTCATCTTCATGGTGAAGGGAAAGGACATCCGGCACCGCGGACCGGCCTGA
- the pstA gene encoding phosphate ABC transporter permease PstA, translating to MKTIGFRRKAVDTGMRWIFYLCAFLVILPLFLIFFDLVAKGAKELRWSLLTDLPRPVGEAGGGIANGILGSFIVTLLTMLWSVPMAVMCGIYLAEYGRGKFASAVRFTVDSLTGVPSIIMGIFGYILVVLPMKRFSAWAGASALTMIFIPVVVRTTEDMLRTVPRSVREAALALGIERWKTTLYIVVRVASAGIVTGILLAMARIVGETAPLLFTILGNQFWQLRLDQPMAAMPLQVFSYAISPYADWHDKAWAAALVLITLVLVINVGARFMTRERK from the coding sequence ATGAAGACGATCGGCTTCCGCCGGAAGGCGGTCGACACGGGAATGCGGTGGATCTTTTACCTCTGCGCGTTCCTCGTCATCCTGCCGCTGTTCCTGATCTTCTTCGACCTGGTGGCCAAGGGGGCCAAGGAGCTCCGGTGGAGCCTGCTGACGGACCTCCCCCGCCCCGTCGGGGAGGCGGGAGGCGGCATCGCCAACGGGATCCTCGGCTCCTTCATCGTCACTCTCCTCACCATGCTGTGGTCCGTCCCCATGGCGGTGATGTGCGGGATCTACCTGGCGGAGTACGGCCGCGGGAAATTCGCCTCCGCCGTCCGGTTCACGGTGGACTCGCTGACGGGGGTGCCCTCCATCATCATGGGCATCTTCGGGTACATCCTCGTCGTTCTCCCCATGAAGCGGTTCTCCGCCTGGGCGGGCGCGTCGGCGCTCACGATGATCTTCATCCCCGTCGTCGTCCGCACGACGGAGGACATGCTGCGCACCGTTCCGAGGTCGGTCCGGGAAGCCGCGCTCGCCCTCGGGATCGAGCGGTGGAAGACGACCCTCTACATCGTGGTGCGCGTCGCTTCGGCGGGGATCGTCACCGGGATCCTGCTGGCCATGGCGCGCATCGTGGGGGAAACGGCCCCCCTCCTGTTCACGATCTTAGGCAACCAGTTCTGGCAGCTCCGCCTCGACCAGCCGATGGCGGCCATGCCGCTGCAGGTGTTCTCGTACGCCATCTCCCCGTATGCGGACTGGCACGACAAGGCATGGGCCGCCGCCCTGGTCCTCATCACCCTGGTCCTCGTCATCAATGTCGGCGCCCGGTTTATGACCCGGGAAAGGAAATAA
- the pstB gene encoding phosphate ABC transporter ATP-binding protein PstB, producing MVTEVESAVTEQAFHIENLSVHYGAKQAVRNVSFSIPARSTTALIGPSGCGKSTLLRCLNRMNDLVPSFRMTGKVSYDRQDLYARGVDVIDVRRKIGMVFQKPNPFPKSIYENIAFGLRIQGIGSRSVIDGTVEASLRKAALWDEVKDSLDHSALALSGGQQQRLCIARALAVQPEAILMDEPCSALDPISTGKIEDLSFELRKEYTVVVVTHNMQQAARISENTAFFMLGEIVEYDLTKKIFTNPSDKLTEDYVTGRFG from the coding sequence ATGGTAACCGAAGTGGAGTCGGCGGTGACGGAGCAGGCCTTCCACATCGAGAACCTGTCGGTCCATTACGGGGCGAAGCAGGCCGTGCGGAACGTCTCCTTCTCGATCCCCGCGCGGTCCACCACCGCGCTGATCGGCCCTTCCGGGTGCGGGAAAAGCACGCTCCTGCGCTGCCTGAACCGGATGAACGACCTCGTCCCCTCCTTCCGGATGACGGGCAAGGTCTCGTACGACCGGCAGGACCTGTACGCCCGGGGGGTGGACGTCATCGACGTCCGCCGCAAGATCGGCATGGTGTTCCAGAAGCCGAACCCGTTCCCGAAAAGCATCTACGAGAACATCGCCTTCGGCCTGCGGATCCAGGGGATCGGATCGCGGTCCGTGATCGACGGGACGGTCGAGGCGTCGCTCCGGAAGGCCGCCCTGTGGGACGAGGTCAAGGACTCCCTCGACCACTCCGCTCTCGCCCTGTCCGGCGGGCAGCAGCAGCGCCTGTGCATCGCGCGGGCCCTCGCGGTGCAGCCCGAGGCGATCCTGATGGACGAGCCGTGCTCCGCGCTCGACCCGATCTCGACGGGAAAGATCGAGGACCTGTCGTTCGAGCTCCGGAAGGAGTACACCGTGGTCGTGGTGACCCACAACATGCAGCAGGCGGCCCGGATCTCCGAGAACACCGCATTCTTCATGCTCGGGGAGATCGTCGAATACGACCTGACGAAGAAGATCTTCACCAACCCGTCCGACAAGCTGACCGAGGACTACGTCACCGGGCGGTTCGGCTGA
- the pstC gene encoding phosphate ABC transporter permease subunit PstC, producing the protein MPRRFALRIRERVVEGALLASALFSVLTTLGIVAVLFFETWEFFREVPLLEFLTSTQWTPLFDDKHFGILPLFCGTFLTTTIAMAAALPVGLVSAIYLSEYAPAGVRSVVKPVLELLAAVPTVVYGYFALLFVTPLLRGIFPEIAGFNALSAGLVMGVMIVPTISSLSEDAMHAVPMGLREGALSVGATRFQTATRVVVPASLSGVAAAFILGISRAVGETMILAIAAGMQPRLTLNPLEPIQAVTAYIVQVSLGDTPTGTIEYKTIFAAGMSLFLLTLALNVASHLLKRKFREVYD; encoded by the coding sequence ATGCCCCGGCGCTTCGCCTTGAGAATCAGGGAACGGGTGGTGGAGGGGGCGCTCCTCGCGAGCGCCCTCTTCTCCGTCCTCACCACGCTGGGCATCGTGGCCGTCCTGTTCTTCGAGACCTGGGAGTTCTTCCGGGAGGTCCCCCTCCTCGAGTTCCTCACGTCGACGCAGTGGACCCCGCTCTTCGACGACAAGCATTTCGGGATCCTCCCGCTGTTCTGCGGCACCTTTCTCACCACGACGATCGCCATGGCCGCCGCGCTGCCCGTGGGGCTGGTCAGCGCCATCTACCTGAGCGAATACGCCCCCGCGGGGGTCCGCAGCGTCGTGAAGCCGGTCCTGGAGCTCCTCGCGGCCGTCCCCACGGTGGTGTACGGCTACTTCGCCCTCCTGTTCGTGACTCCCCTCCTCCGGGGGATCTTTCCGGAGATCGCCGGGTTCAACGCCCTGTCGGCGGGGCTGGTCATGGGGGTCATGATCGTCCCCACCATCTCCTCGCTGAGCGAGGACGCGATGCACGCCGTCCCGATGGGCCTTCGGGAAGGCGCCCTTTCGGTCGGGGCCACGCGGTTCCAGACGGCGACCCGGGTCGTCGTCCCCGCCTCCCTGTCCGGGGTGGCGGCCGCCTTCATCCTGGGCATCTCGCGCGCCGTGGGGGAAACGATGATCCTGGCCATCGCGGCCGGCATGCAGCCGAGACTGACGCTCAACCCCCTGGAGCCGATCCAGGCGGTGACCGCGTACATCGTGCAGGTGAGCCTCGGCGACACCCCGACGGGGACGATCGAATACAAGACGATCTTCGCCGCCGGGATGTCCCTGTTCCTGCTCACCCTCGCCCTGAACGTGGCGAGCCACCTGCTCAAGCGGAAGTTCCGCGAAGTGTACGACTGA
- a CDS encoding PstS family phosphate ABC transporter substrate-binding protein: MEKRFGLLLCVALAVLAAAWGTPAGAENLIKVDGSSTVFPITEAVAEEFQKAEKGAVKVTVGISGTGGGFKKFCVGETDISDASRPIKESEVKLCGEKGIRYIELPVAYDGLAVLINPKNDWVDHMTVAELKKIWEPAAQGKVMKWNDVRPSWPDKPIRLYGPGTDSGTFDYFTEAINGKEKASRSDFTASEDDNILVQGIASDAGGLGYFGVAYYENNKDKLKLVAVDDGKDANGKGPQLPTYENVVKGTYQPLARPIFIYVNAKSAEKPEVQRFVKFYMQQGGKLSKEVGYVSLPKEAYTLGQARFDKRMAGSVFGGHGAQVGVRIEDLLKKEGK, from the coding sequence ATGGAAAAGCGTTTCGGGCTGCTGCTTTGCGTCGCGCTGGCCGTGCTGGCGGCCGCATGGGGGACCCCGGCGGGCGCCGAGAACCTGATCAAGGTCGACGGCTCCTCGACGGTGTTCCCGATCACCGAGGCGGTCGCGGAGGAATTCCAGAAGGCGGAGAAGGGCGCGGTCAAGGTCACGGTGGGGATCTCCGGAACCGGCGGCGGGTTCAAGAAGTTCTGCGTGGGCGAAACCGACATCAGCGACGCCTCCCGGCCGATCAAGGAGTCGGAGGTGAAGCTGTGCGGCGAGAAGGGGATCCGGTACATCGAGCTGCCGGTCGCCTACGACGGCCTCGCCGTCCTGATCAACCCGAAGAACGACTGGGTCGACCACATGACCGTCGCGGAGCTGAAGAAGATCTGGGAGCCGGCGGCCCAGGGGAAGGTCATGAAGTGGAACGACGTGCGCCCCTCGTGGCCGGACAAGCCGATCCGCCTGTACGGCCCCGGCACCGATTCGGGGACGTTCGACTACTTCACCGAGGCGATCAACGGCAAGGAGAAGGCCAGCCGGAGCGACTTCACGGCGAGCGAGGACGACAACATCCTGGTCCAGGGCATCGCGTCGGACGCGGGCGGCCTGGGCTACTTCGGCGTGGCGTATTACGAGAACAACAAGGACAAGCTGAAGCTGGTCGCCGTCGACGACGGGAAGGACGCCAACGGGAAGGGGCCGCAGCTCCCGACCTACGAGAACGTCGTGAAGGGGACGTACCAGCCGCTCGCCCGGCCGATATTCATCTACGTCAACGCGAAGTCGGCTGAGAAGCCCGAGGTCCAGCGGTTCGTGAAGTTCTACATGCAGCAGGGCGGGAAGCTCTCGAAGGAAGTCGGCTACGTGTCGCTTCCGAAGGAAGCGTACACCCTCGGCCAGGCGCGGTTCGACAAGCGGATGGCGGGCTCGGTCTTCGGGGGGCACGGCGCCCAGGTCGGCGTCCGGATCGAGGACCTGCTGAAGAAAGAGGGGAAGTGA
- the phoU gene encoding phosphate signaling complex protein PhoU produces MTRDAYIQALRALEEEFQLLGRMVGAAIRRAVESLKNRDLAAAREVVRNDLEINRKRFEIEERCFDLIATQQPAAVDLRTIGSILIMSTDLERMGDHAEGIARITLLLEGKPLVKPLIDIPRMAEKVLSMLERTLDAFAARDAENARAICGEDDEIDALHNQVYRELLLLMIGSPHIIEGATYLLWVSHNLERIADRATNLAERAVFVVTGRMEELNVSKYRP; encoded by the coding sequence ATGACGCGGGACGCATATATCCAGGCCCTCCGGGCGCTCGAGGAGGAGTTCCAGCTCCTGGGCCGGATGGTGGGCGCGGCGATCCGCCGGGCCGTGGAGTCGCTGAAGAACCGGGACCTGGCGGCGGCGCGGGAGGTCGTCCGGAACGATCTCGAGATCAACCGGAAGCGCTTCGAGATCGAGGAGCGGTGCTTCGACCTCATCGCGACGCAGCAGCCCGCGGCCGTCGACCTGCGGACCATCGGCTCGATCCTCATCATGTCCACCGACCTGGAGCGGATGGGGGACCATGCGGAAGGGATCGCCAGGATCACCCTCCTGCTCGAGGGAAAGCCGCTGGTCAAGCCGCTGATCGACATCCCCCGCATGGCGGAGAAGGTGCTGTCGATGCTCGAACGGACCCTCGACGCGTTCGCGGCCCGCGATGCCGAAAATGCGCGCGCCATCTGCGGCGAGGACGACGAGATCGACGCCCTGCACAACCAGGTCTACCGGGAGCTGCTGCTCCTCATGATCGGAAGCCCCCACATCATCGAGGGGGCCACCTATCTGCTGTGGGTCTCCCACAACCTCGAGCGGATCGCGGACCGGGCGACGAATCTCGCGGAGAGGGCCGTATTCGTCGTGACGGGCAGGATGGAGGAGCTGAACGTTTCGAAATACCGGCCGTGA
- the pstB gene encoding phosphate ABC transporter ATP-binding protein PstB, giving the protein MDNVFEIRNLSGWFGDHQVLKDIRMDIARYSVTSVMGPSGCGKSTFIRCLNRMHDMTPNFRMSGKILLDGRNIVSDEIDPVNLRRRVGMVFQQPNPFPRMSVFENVAVGLKLNGKKMSRGELAGVVEKSLNMAALWNEVKDHLDRPGVSLSGGQQQRLCIARALAVEPEVLLMDEPCSALDPVSTAKIEELIEDLSEKYTIVVVTHNMQQAARISDNVAFFLLGELIEMDKSGKIFTNPADRRTEEYITGRFG; this is encoded by the coding sequence ATGGACAACGTCTTCGAGATCCGGAACCTGAGCGGGTGGTTCGGCGACCACCAGGTCCTCAAGGACATCCGGATGGACATCGCCCGCTACTCGGTCACCTCCGTCATGGGGCCGTCGGGGTGCGGGAAGAGCACCTTCATCCGGTGCCTGAACCGGATGCACGACATGACGCCGAATTTCCGCATGTCGGGGAAGATCCTCCTGGACGGCCGGAACATCGTCTCCGACGAGATCGACCCGGTGAACCTGCGGCGCAGGGTCGGGATGGTGTTCCAGCAGCCGAACCCGTTCCCCCGGATGTCGGTGTTCGAGAACGTCGCCGTCGGCCTCAAGCTGAACGGGAAGAAGATGTCCCGCGGCGAGCTCGCGGGCGTCGTCGAGAAGTCGCTCAACATGGCGGCGCTCTGGAACGAGGTGAAGGACCACCTGGACCGCCCCGGCGTCTCCCTCTCCGGCGGCCAGCAGCAGCGCCTGTGCATCGCCCGCGCCCTGGCGGTGGAGCCGGAGGTCCTGCTGATGGACGAGCCGTGCTCCGCCCTCGACCCGGTGTCCACCGCGAAGATCGAGGAGCTCATCGAGGATCTGAGCGAGAAGTACACCATCGTCGTGGTGACCCACAACATGCAGCAGGCGGCGCGGATCTCCGACAACGTCGCGTTTTTCCTTCTCGGGGAGCTGATCGAGATGGACAAGAGCGGTAAGATATTCACGAACCCCGCGGACCGGCGGACCGAGGAGTACATCACCGGAAGGTTCGGATGA
- the pstC gene encoding phosphate ABC transporter permease subunit PstC, with amino-acid sequence MGQRTLRKSKDRIFERISAFFAFLVLALGLLLFLVLLHASLPAIRRFGASFLLSRTWDPVAEEFGALPFLYGTLVSSFLAILMAVPLGVGGAVFINDYAPAWLRKPVSMLAELLAAIPSVIYGLWGIFVLVPVLRDHFMKPVSKHLGWIPLFKGPVYGPSMLAAGVLLAIMIVPFILSVSREVLATVPVRQKEAVLSLGGTRWEMIRISIGQHCIPGIFGATVLGLGRALGETMAVTMVIGNRPEIFLSLFQQGYSMAAVIANEFAEAADLQLSSLILVGLLLFLVTFLVNLAAKWMLERMVRGAGRGDLGK; translated from the coding sequence ATGGGCCAGCGGACCTTGAGGAAATCCAAGGACCGGATCTTCGAGAGGATCTCCGCGTTCTTCGCGTTCCTCGTGCTGGCCCTCGGCCTGCTGCTTTTCCTGGTCCTGCTGCACGCTTCCCTGCCCGCGATCCGCAGGTTCGGGGCGTCGTTCCTCCTCTCCCGCACCTGGGATCCGGTCGCCGAGGAATTCGGCGCGCTCCCCTTCCTCTACGGCACCCTGGTCTCCTCGTTCCTGGCGATCCTCATGGCGGTGCCGCTGGGCGTCGGGGGAGCCGTCTTCATCAACGATTACGCCCCCGCCTGGCTCAGGAAGCCGGTCTCGATGCTCGCGGAGCTGCTGGCGGCGATCCCGAGCGTCATCTACGGCCTGTGGGGAATCTTCGTCCTGGTGCCGGTGCTGCGGGACCACTTCATGAAGCCCGTCTCGAAGCACCTGGGTTGGATCCCCCTCTTCAAGGGCCCCGTCTACGGCCCGAGCATGCTGGCGGCGGGCGTGCTTCTGGCCATCATGATCGTTCCGTTCATTCTGTCGGTCAGCAGGGAGGTCCTGGCGACGGTCCCCGTCCGCCAGAAGGAGGCGGTCCTCTCGCTGGGGGGCACCCGCTGGGAGATGATCCGGATCTCCATCGGCCAGCACTGCATTCCGGGCATCTTCGGGGCGACGGTGCTGGGGCTGGGCCGGGCCCTCGGGGAGACGATGGCGGTGACGATGGTCATCGGGAACCGGCCGGAGATCTTCCTCTCCCTGTTCCAGCAGGGGTACTCCATGGCGGCGGTGATCGCCAACGAGTTCGCGGAAGCCGCGGACCTCCAGCTTTCCTCCCTCATCCTGGTCGGGCTGCTCCTCTTCCTGGTGACGTTCCTTGTCAACCTCGCGGCCAAATGGATGCTCGAGAGGATGGTCAGGGGCGCGGGCCGGGGGGACCTGGGGAAATGA
- a CDS encoding Ppx/GppA phosphatase family protein: protein METMEAKGGPAIARIAAVDIGSNAIRFYVVETGGESPYRVLENLREPIRLGGDVFLTGKIREENLRRAEAAFRRFRQLLKTHGVQTVRAVATSATREASNAELLLSRLERASGVRVEIIDGEEEARLITLAVGRKIPLAKKTALIVDLGGGSVEITFVENGKITLADSHNFGAVRLLDMLSSAEDELRGAGQLLNEYMDLIGMKLSRWKNGRKAALFVATGGNIEAVAAIPDVRAEPHPDYPDTVRIRAGQLRRLMEELSGMSLKNRMERYGLREDRADVILPACFVYHRIAELNGSEEILVPRVSLKDGIVLEILEREKGVEHLLDLREQVCVSCRGMSARYRLDQKHAEKVAELSLHLFDATESLHGYGKRERIHLEAAALLHDIGYFIGVRGHHKHSHYIIANTEIVGLSPAERLAVAGIARYHRKAVPAASHPEFEALPKRDRDVVRSLSAMLRLAEALDREYAGAIRVLECRLQDDALLLRAACRKSCAMEAMNIRNAASVFGEQFGIEMRLAVEPEG from the coding sequence ATGGAAACGATGGAAGCGAAGGGGGGGCCGGCCATCGCCCGGATCGCCGCCGTCGACATCGGGTCCAACGCGATCCGGTTCTACGTCGTGGAGACCGGCGGCGAATCCCCGTACCGCGTCCTCGAAAATCTCCGGGAGCCGATCCGCCTGGGAGGCGACGTCTTCCTGACCGGGAAGATCCGGGAAGAGAACCTGCGACGGGCCGAGGCCGCCTTCCGGCGGTTCCGCCAGCTCCTCAAGACCCACGGCGTCCAGACCGTGCGGGCGGTCGCCACCTCCGCCACGAGGGAGGCCTCGAACGCGGAGCTCCTCCTTTCCCGCCTCGAGCGCGCCTCGGGCGTCCGCGTCGAGATCATCGACGGCGAGGAGGAGGCCCGGCTGATCACCCTCGCCGTCGGCCGGAAGATCCCGCTCGCGAAAAAGACCGCGCTCATCGTGGACCTCGGCGGCGGCTCGGTGGAGATCACCTTCGTAGAGAACGGGAAGATCACCCTGGCCGATTCGCACAACTTCGGGGCGGTGCGCCTGCTGGACATGCTCTCCTCCGCCGAGGACGAACTGCGGGGGGCCGGACAGCTCCTGAACGAGTACATGGACCTGATCGGCATGAAGCTCTCCCGGTGGAAAAACGGCAGGAAGGCCGCCCTGTTCGTCGCGACCGGCGGGAACATCGAGGCGGTCGCCGCCATCCCCGACGTCCGCGCGGAGCCGCACCCGGACTATCCGGACACCGTCCGGATCCGGGCCGGGCAGCTTCGCCGCCTGATGGAGGAGCTCTCCGGGATGTCGCTGAAAAACCGCATGGAGCGGTACGGCCTGCGGGAGGACCGGGCCGACGTCATCCTGCCGGCCTGCTTCGTCTACCACCGGATCGCCGAGCTGAACGGCTCCGAGGAGATCCTGGTCCCCCGCGTGAGCCTCAAGGACGGCATCGTCCTCGAGATCCTCGAACGGGAAAAAGGGGTCGAGCATCTTCTCGACCTGAGAGAACAGGTCTGCGTGTCGTGCCGGGGGATGAGCGCGAGGTACCGGCTCGATCAGAAGCACGCGGAGAAGGTCGCCGAGCTGTCGCTGCATCTGTTCGACGCGACCGAATCGCTCCACGGGTACGGGAAGCGGGAACGGATCCACCTCGAGGCTGCGGCGCTGCTGCACGACATCGGCTACTTCATCGGCGTCCGAGGCCACCACAAGCACAGCCACTACATCATCGCCAACACGGAAATCGTGGGCCTTTCGCCGGCGGAACGGCTGGCCGTGGCCGGGATCGCCCGGTATCACCGGAAAGCCGTGCCCGCCGCGAGCCACCCGGAGTTCGAGGCGCTCCCCAAGCGCGATCGCGACGTCGTCCGGTCCCTCTCCGCCATGCTCCGCCTCGCCGAAGCGCTCGACCGGGAGTACGCGGGGGCGATCCGGGTCCTCGAGTGCCGCCTCCAGGACGATGCGCTCCTCCTGCGGGCCGCCTGCAGGAAATCGTGCGCGATGGAGGCCATGAACATCCGGAACGCGGCGTCGGTGTTCGG
- the pstA gene encoding phosphate ABC transporter permease PstA — MSAWNRKTRDRLVDKAFALAGLATTLIGLGVLAVLLADVLTDGAGRISWQFLTSFPSRKPAEAGFLSSIAGSLWVVATTVLVAVPVGVAAAVHLEEYSRKNWLHHLLEINIANLAGVPSIIYGLLGLGLFVRWLSLGRSILAGGLTLALLLLPMIIMATREALRAIPMSIREGAYALGATKWQVIRGQILPAAWGGIMTGVILSVSRAIGETAPLITIGALTYIAFLPQGPMDPFTAMPIQIFNWVSRPQKGFLVNAAAGIIVLLFITLLINGAAIWLRHRHQRKIRW, encoded by the coding sequence GTGAGCGCCTGGAACCGGAAAACGCGGGATCGGCTGGTCGACAAGGCCTTTGCCCTGGCGGGGCTCGCCACGACGCTGATTGGCCTGGGGGTCCTCGCGGTCCTGCTGGCGGACGTCCTGACGGACGGAGCGGGAAGGATCTCCTGGCAGTTCCTCACGAGCTTCCCGTCGAGAAAGCCCGCCGAGGCCGGTTTCCTTTCCTCCATCGCCGGTTCCCTCTGGGTCGTGGCGACGACGGTCCTCGTGGCCGTCCCCGTCGGGGTGGCCGCGGCCGTTCACCTGGAGGAGTACAGCCGGAAGAACTGGCTTCACCACCTCCTCGAGATCAACATCGCCAACCTCGCCGGAGTGCCTTCGATCATCTACGGGCTGCTCGGGCTCGGCCTCTTCGTCCGCTGGCTCTCCCTCGGAAGGAGCATCCTGGCGGGGGGGCTGACGCTCGCCCTCCTCCTCCTGCCGATGATCATCATGGCCACCCGGGAGGCGCTGCGGGCCATCCCGATGTCGATCCGCGAGGGGGCCTACGCCCTCGGAGCCACGAAGTGGCAGGTCATCCGGGGACAGATCCTTCCCGCCGCATGGGGCGGCATCATGACGGGGGTCATCCTGTCCGTTTCGAGGGCCATCGGGGAGACCGCCCCCCTGATCACGATCGGGGCGCTGACCTACATCGCCTTCCTCCCGCAGGGCCCCATGGATCCGTTCACCGCGATGCCCATCCAGATCTTCAACTGGGTGTCGCGGCCCCAGAAGGGATTCCTCGTGAACGCGGCGGCCGGCATCATCGTTCTTCTGTTCATCACCCTGCTCATCAACGGAGCGGCGATATGGCTACGGCACAGGCACCAGCGGAAGATCCGATGGTAA